One window of Sulfurospirillum sp. 1612 genomic DNA carries:
- the metH gene encoding methionine synthase, producing MGLILKLETLIHQKVLLIDGAMGTQIQASTIPKDAWSGSLEGCNELLNTTCKAVIETIHQGYLKAGADIIKTNTFGALPWVLDDYDIAERTYELAKNGAMIAKDSCDTFSTITKPRFCAGSLGPGTKLPSLGHISYDDMYAGYKIAASGLIDGGVDLFLIETAQDPLQIKAALHAIQDIQEEKNTKLPVMVSVTIELSGTMLIGTDATTIATILEPFDIMSLGFNCGTGPEQIDKHVKTLSEVWGKPISVHANAGLPQNRGGYTFYPMGPDEFAKLQEGFLQYDGVSLLGGCCGTTPQHILELSKRIEGKVPRAPKGSVPTSIASLFETRSIKQDPAPFLVGERSNATGSKAFRELLLSSDYDGTLSVAQQQVRSGAHGIDVSVGFAGRDESRDMQEVVSRYTQKISLPLMPDTTQLNALEVALKHIGGKPIINSVNLEDGIEKFDKVCSLAKRFGCALVCLTIDEKGMAKTKEQKIQIAQRIYERATQMHGINPNDLVFDLLTFTVGSGDEEYFTAAIDVIEAIKAFHEMHPEVGFVLGVSNISFGLAKKAREYLNSVFLYHCVQAGLSMAIVNVKNTIPMHKITDEQRKICEDLLFNNRSEGDPLFKFIEYFEDVKEVNQDEEDAAYLKLSDEEKLAKLLIDGDKERMMPLLDRVKETIAPEIIVNKILIDAMKVVGELFGSGQMQLPFVLQSAEVMKASVDFLNPYLPKIDKASDTTLILGTVKGDVHDVGKNLVDIILSNNGFKVINLGIKVDIDDFIKNYNEHQASAIGMSGLLVKSTGVMKENLEKLQSIGLKVPVILGGAALTDNFVEDFCRPIYDGPIFYCKDAFEGIEAMTRIEKGNFNTDFERKKTDENIVKVKKKKVDIPPYDEIKMPRRDITIPTPPFWGRRTLQADLKQIAYEWINHKILFSRAWGYSGKGMGREAKLKQRDEVLWPLYERLKTDIEKMDLFDPTIIYGYYPCRSDENKLYILDENRGYFSDNEVNRDALHEADITHTLDFPRQTRKPFRCLSDFFSSERDDVVAFTCVSAGSRFSAYEKELYDKGNFKEYHLVHGLSIELAEALAEVAHKQIRLDLGIAEKEGHALKDVKMRAYQGCRYSFGYPACPELSDSKVIFDLLKPEEFGIELSETFQIHPEQSTTAMVVHHQEALYFSI from the coding sequence ATGGGATTGATTTTGAAATTAGAAACATTGATACACCAAAAAGTACTACTAATAGATGGTGCTATGGGTACACAGATACAAGCATCGACCATACCAAAAGATGCTTGGAGTGGTTCATTAGAGGGATGTAATGAACTTTTAAATACGACATGCAAAGCGGTGATAGAAACAATACACCAAGGGTATCTCAAAGCGGGTGCTGATATTATTAAGACCAATACTTTTGGGGCTTTGCCTTGGGTTTTAGATGATTATGATATTGCAGAACGTACGTATGAATTGGCAAAAAACGGAGCGATGATTGCTAAGGATTCGTGTGATACATTTAGCACGATTACCAAACCCAGATTTTGTGCGGGTTCATTAGGACCGGGTACAAAACTGCCTTCTTTAGGGCATATTAGTTATGATGATATGTATGCGGGCTATAAAATCGCTGCGTCGGGTTTGATTGACGGAGGGGTTGATCTGTTTTTGATAGAAACAGCCCAAGATCCATTGCAAATTAAGGCCGCATTGCACGCGATTCAAGATATACAAGAAGAAAAAAACACCAAGCTCCCGGTCATGGTCTCGGTCACGATTGAACTCTCAGGTACGATGTTAATCGGAACCGATGCGACAACCATCGCCACCATATTAGAGCCTTTTGATATCATGAGCCTTGGTTTTAACTGTGGTACCGGACCGGAACAAATTGACAAGCATGTCAAAACTTTGAGTGAAGTTTGGGGCAAGCCTATTAGCGTTCATGCCAATGCAGGATTACCGCAAAATAGGGGAGGTTACACCTTTTATCCGATGGGACCTGATGAGTTTGCCAAACTGCAAGAGGGATTTTTACAATATGATGGCGTGAGCCTCCTTGGTGGATGTTGTGGCACAACACCGCAACATATTTTAGAATTATCCAAAAGAATAGAAGGAAAAGTACCCCGTGCCCCAAAAGGAAGTGTTCCGACTTCTATTGCGTCATTATTTGAAACACGATCAATCAAACAAGACCCTGCCCCTTTTCTCGTAGGAGAGCGCTCCAATGCGACGGGTTCAAAAGCATTTCGTGAATTACTCTTAAGTAGTGATTATGATGGCACCTTGTCTGTCGCGCAACAACAGGTGAGAAGTGGCGCCCATGGGATTGATGTGAGTGTTGGTTTTGCCGGACGCGATGAGAGTCGTGATATGCAAGAAGTGGTCAGTAGATATACACAAAAAATCTCCTTACCCTTGATGCCCGATACCACACAGCTTAATGCTCTTGAGGTAGCACTCAAACATATTGGTGGTAAACCCATCATTAATTCAGTCAATTTAGAAGATGGTATTGAAAAATTCGATAAAGTTTGTTCTCTTGCTAAACGCTTTGGCTGTGCTTTGGTTTGTTTGACCATCGATGAAAAAGGGATGGCTAAGACAAAAGAGCAAAAAATCCAAATCGCACAAAGAATATATGAACGTGCCACACAAATGCATGGTATCAATCCTAATGATTTAGTCTTTGATTTGCTGACGTTTACCGTAGGAAGTGGGGATGAAGAGTATTTTACCGCGGCGATTGATGTCATCGAAGCAATCAAAGCTTTTCATGAGATGCACCCTGAAGTCGGTTTTGTGCTAGGCGTTTCTAATATCTCATTTGGGTTGGCCAAAAAAGCACGAGAGTATCTCAATTCCGTATTTTTATATCATTGTGTTCAAGCCGGACTCTCTATGGCAATTGTGAATGTTAAAAATACAATCCCGATGCATAAAATCACCGATGAACAAAGAAAAATCTGTGAAGATTTACTCTTTAATAATCGCAGTGAAGGGGATCCTCTTTTTAAATTTATTGAATATTTTGAAGATGTTAAAGAGGTCAATCAAGATGAAGAAGATGCGGCTTATCTAAAACTTAGTGATGAAGAAAAACTGGCAAAACTTTTGATTGATGGTGATAAAGAGCGGATGATGCCCTTGCTTGATCGCGTTAAAGAGACCATTGCTCCAGAGATTATCGTCAATAAGATTTTAATTGATGCGATGAAAGTGGTGGGTGAGCTTTTTGGAAGTGGACAGATGCAACTACCTTTTGTATTGCAATCTGCTGAAGTGATGAAAGCCAGTGTCGATTTTCTCAATCCGTATTTACCAAAAATCGACAAAGCCAGCGATACGACGCTCATACTCGGCACGGTCAAAGGTGATGTTCATGATGTCGGTAAAAACCTAGTAGATATTATCCTCTCCAACAATGGTTTTAAAGTGATTAATTTGGGAATTAAAGTAGATATTGATGATTTTATTAAAAACTATAATGAGCACCAAGCCAGTGCGATTGGTATGAGTGGGTTATTAGTGAAATCAACCGGTGTGATGAAAGAGAATCTTGAAAAACTACAATCCATCGGTCTGAAGGTGCCGGTCATACTCGGAGGAGCTGCATTGACGGATAATTTTGTTGAAGATTTTTGTCGGCCGATTTATGATGGTCCGATTTTTTATTGTAAAGATGCCTTTGAGGGAATTGAGGCCATGACACGCATCGAAAAAGGGAATTTCAATACCGACTTTGAGCGTAAAAAAACGGATGAAAATATCGTAAAAGTCAAAAAGAAAAAGGTAGACATACCTCCTTATGATGAGATTAAGATGCCGCGTCGTGATATTACAATCCCCACGCCTCCTTTTTGGGGAAGACGAACGCTACAAGCTGATCTTAAACAGATTGCTTATGAGTGGATTAATCATAAAATTCTTTTCTCTCGTGCTTGGGGTTATAGTGGCAAGGGCATGGGGCGCGAAGCGAAACTAAAACAAAGGGATGAGGTTTTGTGGCCACTTTATGAGCGATTGAAAACAGACATAGAAAAGATGGATTTGTTTGACCCGACCATCATCTATGGGTATTATCCTTGTCGCAGTGATGAAAATAAACTCTATATTTTGGATGAAAATCGAGGATATTTTAGTGACAATGAAGTCAATCGTGACGCTTTACATGAGGCTGACATCACGCATACGCTTGATTTTCCAAGACAGACACGCAAACCGTTTCGATGTTTGAGTGATTTTTTCTCATCAGAAAGAGATGATGTGGTGGCCTTTACTTGTGTGAGTGCTGGGAGTCGTTTTAGTGCGTATGAAAAAGAGCTCTATGACAAAGGAAATTTCAAAGAGTATCATTTGGTGCATGGTTTGAGTATTGAACTAGCAGAAGCGTTGGCTGAGGTAGCGCACAAACAAATCCGACTTGATTTGGGTATTGCCGAAAAAGAGGGACATGCCCTCAAAGATGTCAAAATGCGGGCGTATCAAGGATGTCGTTACTCTTTTGGTTATCCGGCTTGTCCGGAACTCAGTGATTCAAAAGTGATTTTTGATTTATTGAAACCTGAAGAGTTTGGTATTGAACTGAGTGAAACGTTTCAGATTCACCCAGAACAAAGTACCACCGCGATGGTCGTACATCATCAAGAAGCACTCTATTTTAGTATTTAA
- a CDS encoding ammonium transporter, translating to MKKWLLPILLLLPSLALAEDKLDTGDTAWMIMSSALVLLMTPAGLALFYGGMTRSKNILNTYAMVFVGFAVAFVTWIAVGYSIAFGTSAGGLNNIMGGFANTFLNGISYSDLSGSYPTYVFIFFQATFAGITVAIASGSIVDRMKFSTWLIFTALWIAIVYGPVAHMVWGGGYLMALGALDFAGGTVVHMNGGLAGLVLAYFVGKRTGYPTLAMKPMSVMLTALGAALLWFGWYGFNAGSAFGANAIAGLAALTTTIATAAAAVTWILIEWVIYKKPTLLGAASGVVAGLVAITPAAGFVGVGGAFIIGIVGAFVGHFGVATLKKTFGYDDSLDAFGIHFLVGLWGAIATGIFALNDKDLLWDGPLKDSGDRMGQVMIQLESAAIVTVYTLIGTVIVYFIASAITGGGRVDEETEAVGLDEAIHGEKGLNL from the coding sequence ATGAAAAAATGGTTATTACCTATTTTGTTACTGTTACCCTCACTGGCGTTAGCAGAAGACAAACTAGATACGGGTGACACAGCTTGGATGATAATGTCGAGTGCATTGGTACTCTTGATGACTCCTGCGGGATTGGCATTATTTTATGGTGGGATGACACGATCAAAAAATATTCTTAATACTTATGCGATGGTATTTGTAGGCTTTGCAGTCGCTTTTGTGACTTGGATTGCTGTGGGTTATTCTATTGCATTTGGTACCTCAGCAGGGGGATTAAATAACATCATGGGTGGTTTTGCTAATACCTTTTTAAATGGTATTTCATATTCTGATTTAAGCGGAAGTTATCCGACCTATGTTTTCATATTCTTTCAAGCAACTTTTGCGGGTATTACCGTAGCGATTGCAAGTGGTTCTATTGTCGATCGTATGAAATTTTCAACATGGCTCATCTTTACCGCACTTTGGATTGCAATTGTTTATGGTCCAGTAGCGCACATGGTATGGGGTGGCGGCTATCTGATGGCTCTTGGCGCACTTGATTTCGCCGGTGGTACGGTTGTTCATATGAATGGTGGACTTGCTGGTTTGGTTTTGGCCTACTTCGTCGGTAAAAGAACCGGTTATCCAACATTGGCAATGAAACCAATGAGTGTCATGCTCACAGCACTCGGTGCAGCGCTCCTATGGTTTGGTTGGTATGGTTTTAATGCCGGGTCTGCTTTTGGTGCCAATGCCATCGCGGGACTTGCTGCTTTGACTACGACCATCGCAACTGCTGCTGCGGCTGTAACTTGGATTTTAATCGAATGGGTTATCTATAAAAAACCTACACTGCTAGGTGCGGCTTCTGGTGTTGTAGCTGGATTGGTTGCTATTACTCCTGCTGCTGGTTTTGTTGGTGTCGGTGGTGCTTTTATCATCGGGATTGTAGGCGCCTTTGTCGGACACTTTGGTGTCGCAACCTTGAAGAAAACATTTGGTTACGATGATAGCTTGGATGCCTTTGGTATTCACTTCCTTGTTGGTTTATGGGGTGCTATTGCTACGGGAATCTTCGCACTTAATGACAAAGATTTATTATGGGATGGTCCTTTAAAGGATAGTGGTGATAGAATGGGTCAAGTCATGATACAATTAGAGTCAGCTGCTATTGTTACGGTTTATACTCTAATCGGTACGGTCATCGTTTACTTTATCGCTTCAGCAATCACAGGTGGTGGTCGAGTAGATGAAGAGACAGAAGCCGTAGGACTTGATGAAGCAATTCACGGAGAAAAAGGATTAAACCTCTAA
- a CDS encoding P-II family nitrogen regulator, which produces MKKIETIIKPFKLEDVKDALSELDITGMTVSEVKGYGRQQGHSELYRGAEYVVDFLPKIKIEVVVKDEIVDSVIEVVSKSAKTGKIGDGKIFVYDVEKSIRIRTGETDEDAL; this is translated from the coding sequence ATGAAAAAAATCGAAACCATAATCAAACCATTTAAACTAGAAGACGTCAAAGATGCCCTATCAGAACTCGACATCACAGGAATGACTGTTTCTGAAGTAAAAGGCTATGGAAGACAACAAGGACATTCAGAACTCTATAGAGGCGCTGAGTATGTTGTAGACTTCTTACCAAAAATCAAGATTGAAGTTGTCGTCAAAGATGAAATCGTAGATTCTGTCATTGAAGTCGTATCTAAAAGTGCCAAAACCGGAAAAATCGGTGATGGTAAAATCTTTGTCTATGATGTCGAAAAAAGTATTAGAATTCGAACTGGCGAAACAGACGAAGACGCACTGTAA
- a CDS encoding TIGR00730 family Rossman fold protein, with product MKNKLFKKPVNKKKRHCALPEEAPKSPEEDPKASQYIKAIQHSKSYALAEEDQDFILSDETRSIRLELDYLKAESLLRQHQIKKTIVVYGSTRIKEKSTAIKNLEKAQAAYCKEPHSKTLKRNVEIAEKLLEKAKYYEIAREFGRLVATTCQEHHDKTIALATGGGPGIMEAANRGAFDVGAETIGFNISLPHEQFPNPYITPDLCFQFHYFSTRKMHFLKRACGLLVFPGGYGTLDELFEVLMLVQTRKMPPLPIVLIGEEYWERLINFEQLMLEGVIDFEDRELFWYAQNAQEAWEGMQRWHIANKTPLFEE from the coding sequence ATGAAAAACAAACTATTTAAAAAACCTGTCAATAAAAAGAAACGACATTGTGCTCTACCTGAAGAAGCACCAAAATCACCTGAAGAAGACCCAAAGGCTTCTCAATATATAAAAGCGATTCAGCACAGCAAAAGCTATGCGTTAGCAGAAGAGGATCAGGATTTTATCCTCTCAGATGAAACACGATCCATCCGTTTAGAGCTTGATTATCTCAAAGCAGAATCTTTGCTGCGCCAACATCAAATCAAAAAGACCATTGTCGTTTATGGCTCCACACGAATCAAAGAGAAATCCACTGCTATCAAAAATCTCGAAAAGGCACAAGCGGCATATTGCAAAGAGCCTCACTCAAAGACTTTGAAACGTAATGTAGAGATTGCTGAGAAGTTATTAGAAAAAGCAAAATATTATGAGATAGCCAGAGAGTTTGGACGCTTGGTCGCTACGACATGTCAGGAGCATCATGATAAAACAATCGCTTTGGCGACCGGTGGTGGTCCTGGCATCATGGAAGCAGCAAATCGCGGTGCTTTTGATGTAGGGGCGGAGACGATTGGTTTCAATATTTCTCTGCCTCATGAGCAATTTCCTAATCCTTATATCACGCCAGATCTTTGTTTTCAATTTCACTATTTTTCGACACGCAAGATGCATTTTCTAAAACGTGCGTGTGGCTTGCTAGTGTTTCCTGGAGGATATGGGACATTGGATGAATTGTTTGAAGTGTTGATGTTGGTTCAAACCCGTAAAATGCCGCCATTGCCTATTGTGTTGATAGGAGAAGAGTATTGGGAGCGATTGATTAACTTTGAACAGTTGATGCTAGAAGGGGTGATTGATTTTGAAGATCGTGAACTTTTTTGGTATGCCCAAAATGCTCAAGAAGCATGGGAAGGGATGCAACGATGGCATATTGCCAACAAAACGCCACTATTTGAAGAATGA
- a CDS encoding MBL fold metallo-hydrolase: MAKIQSYGATEVVTGSCHVLQLKDGRHIMIDCGMFQGRAEERNLEPFGFDPADIDILLITHGHLDHVGRIPKLVKEGFKGEIITLRSTMDLAEVVLLDSAKLMDIDYQTRYRKAQRRGMEQSIRPPLYTLDDVNALYQLPMHFVHYEEKLELKNGLSVMFKNAGHILDSAIIQITFEENGVEKTVVFSGDLGNNNDIVMPLPQTFDEADVLYIESTYGDRNHRGIQESLVEFKTIITETLKKDGNVVIPSFAIDRAQEILCTLKQMYDDGELPECHIYLDSPMAIRATELYNTYHDELSQHCQDNLLRDGSVFGFPYLHYTLEAEESMKINEKKSRCIIIAGSGMCNGGRVLHHFKHRLWDEKNALIIVGYQAEGTLGRLLVDGAKEIKVYGEEVCIKAHVHTINGFSAHADQKELIHWIRTFKRLGKIFIVHGERQKQEIFQKAIEEQLGKKSHIVKAGEEIGV; the protein is encoded by the coding sequence ATGGCAAAAATACAATCATACGGAGCCACTGAAGTTGTTACCGGTTCTTGTCATGTCTTACAACTCAAAGATGGAAGGCATATCATGATAGATTGTGGTATGTTTCAAGGAAGAGCAGAAGAACGCAATCTTGAACCCTTTGGATTTGATCCAGCAGACATTGATATTTTACTGATTACACACGGACACTTAGATCATGTCGGACGCATACCGAAACTTGTCAAAGAGGGTTTTAAAGGGGAGATTATCACGTTGCGATCAACGATGGATTTAGCCGAAGTCGTGTTGCTTGATAGTGCCAAACTTATGGATATTGACTACCAAACACGGTATAGAAAAGCCCAAAGACGGGGAATGGAACAATCGATTAGACCCCCGCTTTATACCCTTGATGATGTGAATGCCTTGTATCAACTTCCGATGCACTTTGTACATTATGAAGAAAAACTTGAACTCAAAAATGGGCTGAGTGTCATGTTTAAAAATGCAGGTCATATCCTAGATTCAGCAATCATTCAAATCACATTTGAAGAAAATGGCGTAGAGAAAACTGTTGTCTTTAGTGGAGATTTAGGCAATAACAATGACATTGTCATGCCCCTTCCGCAAACATTTGACGAGGCTGATGTCTTATATATCGAATCTACCTATGGAGACCGAAATCACAGAGGCATTCAAGAGAGTTTAGTAGAATTCAAGACCATCATCACAGAGACATTAAAAAAAGATGGCAATGTTGTGATTCCCTCCTTTGCTATCGATCGCGCACAAGAGATATTATGCACCTTAAAACAAATGTATGATGATGGTGAGTTGCCTGAGTGCCACATCTACTTAGATTCACCGATGGCCATTCGGGCTACGGAACTTTATAATACCTATCATGATGAGCTCAGCCAGCACTGTCAAGACAACCTATTGCGAGATGGTTCGGTCTTTGGTTTTCCCTATCTGCACTACACCTTAGAAGCTGAGGAATCAATGAAAATCAATGAAAAAAAATCCCGATGTATCATCATAGCCGGTTCTGGTATGTGCAATGGCGGACGCGTATTGCACCACTTCAAACATCGATTGTGGGATGAAAAAAATGCACTCATAATCGTCGGATATCAAGCTGAGGGAACACTGGGCAGACTCCTTGTCGATGGAGCCAAAGAGATTAAAGTTTATGGCGAAGAAGTATGCATCAAAGCTCACGTTCATACGATCAATGGATTTTCTGCTCATGCGGATCAAAAAGAGTTAATCCATTGGATTCGAACATTCAAAAGATTAGGTAAAATCTTCATTGTTCACGGAGAGAGACAAAAACAAGAGATTTTTCAAAAAGCCATAGAAGAGCAGTTAGGCAAAAAATCACACATAGTAAAAGCAGGTGAAGAGATTGGTGTATGA